Proteins found in one Marinitoga litoralis genomic segment:
- the glgP gene encoding alpha-glucan family phosphorylase, which translates to MEFISKINVLPKVPEKLSRLPELSKNLWWTWNYDAQEIFERIDEDLWVEVNRNPVLFLKKVSQKKLNEAAENNAIITLYSLVMEKFDNYMKAENTWFKSTHREYKGGEFAYFCAEYGLHESFPNYSGGLGVLAGDHLKSSSDLGIPLVAVGLLYKQGYFEQRINSEGWQEAIFNPYDFDNFPVVPVKDKDGNELYISVELENRKVYAKIWKLQVGRINLIYLDTDIPQNDPEDRMITYQLYGGDQEMRIKQEILLGIGGVRALRAIGYNPSVWHMNEGHSAFLGLERIRELVQQGLTYKEAIQAVKSSGVFTTHTPVPAGHDAFPFHLMDKYFKNYYPQLKASRREFLDLGAEIRPDGSELFSMTALALNLSSRANGVSKLHGEVSRDLAKSVWKGLEAVEVPITHVTNGVHATTWISKELQDLFNNYLGKDWHEKVDDPDLWKKIDNIPDEELWNVRKNLKKKLIDFVHKRTIKQRMRHGETVEQLEEVEKILDPNALTIGFARRFATYKRATLIFKDLERLNKILNNPERPVQLIFAGKAHPADKPGQELIKRIYEISRMPEFKDKIVFIENYDMNVARHLVAGVDVWLNNPRRPREASGTSGQKAGMNGSPNFSVLDGWWVEGYNGKNGWAIGDERDYTDLELQDRIDSSSIYNTLEKEIVPLYYDHNEELGVSRDWIKIMKESIISVTSFFNTHRMLKEYTQKLYMTAAELGAKFAKDDYEIAKKFSSWVELLERNWDGIRIKVLSNVNEDVEYSTGGKIEVKAEVYTPGIGPDSILTQIVLAKVEDNKIVSLKSFDMKLVKEVNKDTYLYEGSFEVDERGQYGWNVRVIPYNPIMPYQHYLIGFVKYPQ; encoded by the coding sequence ATGGAATTTATTTCAAAAATAAATGTATTACCTAAGGTTCCTGAGAAATTATCTAGATTACCAGAATTAAGCAAAAATCTCTGGTGGACATGGAATTATGATGCTCAAGAGATATTTGAAAGAATAGATGAAGATTTATGGGTCGAGGTTAATAGAAATCCAGTACTATTTTTAAAGAAAGTAAGCCAAAAAAAGTTAAATGAAGCAGCGGAAAACAATGCTATTATTACATTATACTCTTTAGTAATGGAAAAATTTGATAATTACATGAAAGCAGAAAACACATGGTTTAAATCTACTCACAGAGAATATAAAGGTGGAGAATTTGCTTATTTTTGTGCAGAATACGGTCTTCACGAATCATTCCCAAACTATTCAGGTGGTTTAGGTGTTTTAGCAGGAGATCATTTAAAATCATCGAGTGATTTGGGTATTCCTCTTGTAGCAGTTGGATTGTTGTATAAACAAGGATATTTTGAACAAAGAATTAATTCTGAAGGATGGCAAGAAGCTATTTTTAATCCATATGATTTCGATAATTTCCCTGTTGTTCCTGTAAAAGATAAAGATGGAAATGAGTTATATATTTCTGTTGAATTAGAAAATAGAAAAGTATATGCTAAAATATGGAAATTACAAGTTGGAAGAATTAATTTAATCTATTTAGATACCGATATCCCACAAAACGATCCAGAAGATAGAATGATCACTTACCAATTATATGGTGGAGATCAAGAAATGAGAATTAAACAAGAAATCCTATTAGGTATTGGTGGAGTTAGAGCTTTAAGAGCAATAGGATATAACCCATCCGTTTGGCATATGAATGAAGGACATTCAGCATTTTTAGGCTTAGAAAGAATTAGGGAATTAGTTCAACAAGGATTAACTTATAAAGAAGCTATTCAAGCAGTAAAATCAAGTGGTGTTTTCACAACACATACTCCTGTACCAGCAGGACATGATGCTTTTCCATTCCATTTAATGGATAAATACTTTAAAAATTATTATCCTCAATTAAAAGCATCTAGAAGAGAATTTTTAGATTTAGGAGCAGAAATAAGACCAGATGGTTCTGAATTATTCTCAATGACTGCATTAGCATTAAATTTATCTTCTAGAGCAAACGGTGTAAGTAAATTACACGGCGAAGTTTCTAGGGATTTAGCTAAAAGTGTTTGGAAAGGTTTAGAAGCAGTTGAAGTACCAATTACTCATGTAACAAACGGTGTACATGCCACAACATGGATTTCAAAAGAATTACAAGATTTATTTAACAATTATTTAGGAAAAGATTGGCATGAAAAAGTAGATGATCCAGACTTATGGAAAAAAATAGACAATATTCCTGATGAAGAATTATGGAATGTTAGAAAGAATTTAAAGAAGAAATTAATTGATTTTGTTCATAAAAGGACTATAAAACAAAGAATGAGACACGGTGAAACCGTTGAACAATTAGAAGAAGTAGAAAAAATATTAGATCCTAATGCTTTAACAATTGGTTTTGCAAGAAGATTTGCTACATACAAAAGAGCTACATTGATTTTTAAAGATTTAGAAAGATTAAATAAAATATTAAATAATCCAGAAAGACCTGTTCAATTAATTTTCGCTGGTAAAGCTCATCCAGCAGATAAACCAGGACAAGAATTAATTAAAAGAATATATGAAATATCTAGAATGCCAGAATTTAAAGACAAAATAGTATTTATTGAAAATTATGATATGAACGTAGCAAGACATTTAGTAGCTGGTGTAGATGTATGGTTAAACAATCCTAGAAGACCTAGAGAAGCAAGTGGAACTAGTGGGCAAAAAGCAGGAATGAATGGTTCACCAAACTTTAGTGTATTAGATGGTTGGTGGGTAGAAGGATATAATGGAAAAAATGGATGGGCAATCGGTGATGAAAGAGATTATACTGATTTAGAATTACAAGATAGAATTGATAGCTCATCTATATATAACACTTTAGAAAAAGAAATTGTTCCATTATACTATGATCATAATGAAGAATTAGGTGTTTCTAGAGATTGGATAAAAATAATGAAAGAATCTATTATTTCAGTAACTTCATTCTTTAATACACATAGAATGTTAAAAGAATATACTCAAAAATTATATATGACTGCAGCAGAGTTAGGTGCAAAATTTGCAAAAGATGATTATGAAATTGCAAAGAAATTTAGCAGCTGGGTTGAATTATTAGAAAGAAATTGGGATGGTATTAGAATTAAAGTATTATCCAATGTTAATGAAGATGTTGAATATTCAACTGGAGGAAAAATTGAGGTAAAAGCAGAAGTTTATACTCCAGGTATTGGACCTGATTCAATATTAACTCAAATTGTTTTAGCAAAAGTTGAAGATAATAAAATTGTATCCTTAAAATCATTTGATATGAAGTTAGTAAAAGAAGTAAATAAAGATACTTATTTATACGAAGGCAGTTTTGAAGTTGATGAAAGAGGTCAATATGGTTGGAATGTAAGAGTAATTCCTTATAATCCTATAATGCCATATCAACATTACTTAATTGGTTTTGTTAAATATCCACAATAA
- a CDS encoding pyrimidine dimer DNA glycosylase/endonuclease V — MRLWSIHPIYLDVKGLLACWREGLLAKKVLEGKTKGYKNHPQLIRFKNYDYPLKAINAFLYQIYLEAKKRGYNFDGSKIEHIFLEEKIKVTSGQVKYEFEHLLNKLKFRDIELYNKLKDLESIEINEIFEQIPGDIESWEKF; from the coding sequence ATGAGACTCTGGTCAATACATCCAATATATTTAGATGTAAAAGGTCTTTTAGCATGTTGGCGTGAAGGATTATTAGCTAAAAAAGTTTTAGAAGGTAAAACTAAAGGTTATAAAAATCATCCACAACTAATTAGATTTAAAAATTATGATTATCCTCTAAAAGCAATTAATGCATTTTTATATCAAATATATCTTGAAGCCAAAAAAAGAGGATACAATTTTGATGGAAGTAAAATTGAACATATTTTTTTAGAAGAAAAAATTAAAGTAACATCTGGTCAAGTAAAATACGAGTTTGAACATTTATTAAATAAATTAAAGTTTAGGGATATAGAATTATATAACAAACTTAAAGATTTAGAAAGTATAGAAATAAATGAGATTTTTGAGCAAATACCAGGTGATATTGAAAGTTGGGAAAAATTTTAA